A single Hypanus sabinus isolate sHypSab1 unplaced genomic scaffold, sHypSab1.hap1 scaffold_1028, whole genome shotgun sequence DNA region contains:
- the LOC132386139 gene encoding NACHT, LRR and PYD domains-containing protein 12-like — MVSAALRNPECKIQKLWLSYVGLTDSGAEDLVSALSTNRSLTKLDLSGNELGDSGVKLVFAALRNPECKIQRMGLNNVGLTDSGAEDLASALSTNPSLTELDLNDNILGDSGVKLVSVALRNQECKIQKLWLNNVGLTDSGAEDLVSALSTKPSLTVLDLTSNSLTDRSVPALRRLILTHPSLNLIELFGNRFSETGEKKLEPLRGVRPGRTVLL; from the exons GCTGAGttatgtcggtctcacagattctggtgccgaggatctcgtctccgctctcagtacaaaccgatcACTGACGAAGTTGGACCTGAGTggtaatgaactgggagattcaggagtgaaactggtgtttgcggctctgaggaacccagagtgtaaaatacagcgaatggg gctgaacaatgtcggtctcacagattctggtgccgaggatctcgcctctgctctcagtacaaacccatcactgacggagctggacctgaATGATAATatactgggagattcaggagtgaaactggtgtctgtggctctgaggaaccaggagtgtaaaatacagaaactgtg gctgaacaatgtcggtctcacagattctggtgccgaggatctcgtctcggCTCTCAGTACAAAACCATCACTGACGGTGCTGGACCTGACATCAAACtcgctgacagaccgatctgtccccgctctccgccgcctcatactgacacACCCGAGTCTGAATCTGAtcga gctgttcgggaatcggttcagtgagaccggggagaaGAAACTCGAGCCTCTCCGGGGAGTCAGACCCGGACGGACAGTGCTCctgtga